The following are encoded together in the Macadamia integrifolia cultivar HAES 741 chromosome 10, SCU_Mint_v3, whole genome shotgun sequence genome:
- the LOC122092112 gene encoding phosphate transporter PHO1-like, producing MVKFSKQLEAQLIPEWKDAFVNYWQLKKNVKKIKLARNKRPVLEISEENDEYGFSILDPIRFIAKKLSNRFRNGDHKSEILQVRSINRGEGDEEDVYQTELAQLFSEEDEVKEFFWRLDEELNKVNQFYKTKEREFVERGEMLNKQLQILLDLKQVLNERRWRNLQSKSDSGTPPRSSSAWSSDYSGNVTELEETQSETSTTDDVIVAFGRNGVNLINASTRTKTKKGKPKMAVRIDIPATTPARTITAVTSMLWEDLVNNPKKEGPGDCINRKKIQCAEKMIRSAFVELYKGLGLLKTYSSLNMLAFTKILKKFDKVANQQASTNYLKVVKRSHFISSDKVVRLSDEVESIFTKHFTSNDRKKAMKFLRPQLQKDSHMITFLVGLFTGCFVTLFTVYAFLAHLSGMFSSRRDAGGYTDTVYTVFSMFALLSLHMFLYGCNLFMWKNTRINYNFIFEFSPSTALKYRDVFLICTSIMTAVVGAMVAHLILRSNGFSPSQVDAIPGILFLFFIGLLICPFNIFYRSTRYCFIRIIRNIICSPLYKVLMVDFFMADQLTSQIPLLRHMESTVCYLLAGSFKTHQFQTCHSSKTYREFAYVISFLPYYWRALQCARRWFDEGDVNHVANLGKYVSAMVAAGARITFVMQPTLFWQIMVIATSSIATIYQLYWDFVKDWGFLNPKSKNPWLRDELILKNKSIYYVSIVINLVLRLAWVETVMHFSLGSVEYRFMNFSLASLEIIRRGHWNFYRLENEHLNNVGKFRAVKTVPLPFRETDSDG from the exons atggtGAAGTTCTCTAAGCAGCTGGAAGCCCAACTGATTCCAGAATGGAAAGATGCTTTTGTGAATTACTGGCAACTGAAGAAAAACGTGAAGAAGATAAAGCTTGCGAGAAACAAAAGACCAGTACTAGAAATCTCAGAGGAAAATGATGAGTATGGCTTCTCAATATTGGATCCCATTCGTTTCATTGCCAAGAAGCTTTCCAATCGATTCAGAAATGGTGATCACAAAAGCGAGATACTTCAG GTGAGGAGTATTAACAGAGGAGagggagatgaagaagatgtcTACCAAACAGAGCTTGCACAGCTCTTTTCCGAAGAAGACGAG GTGAAGGAGTTCTTCTGGAGATTGGATGAAGAACTAAATAAAGTGAATCAATTCTACAAAACCAAAGAACGTGAGTTCgtggagagaggagagatgcTCAACAAGCAGCTCCAAATACTCCTCGACCTCAAGCAAGTCCTCAACGAGCGTCGCTGGAGAAATCTCCAATCCAAATCGGATTCCGGTACTCCCCCTCGCTCATCGTCGGCTTGGAGCTCCGACTATTCAG GGAACGTTACGGAACTAGAGGAGACACAATCTGAGACCTCAACGACGGATGATGTGATTGTAgcgtttgggaggaatggtgtaAACCTTATCAATGCGTCAACGAGGACTAAGACAAAGAAGGGGAAGCCAAAGATGGCAGTGAGGATTGATATCCCGGCCACAACACCGGCGAGAACTATCACGGCGGTCACGTCGATGCTTTGGGAAGATCTGGTGAATAATCCTAAGAAAGAAGGTCCAGGAGATTGCATTAACAGGAAGAAGATCCAGTGTGCTGAGAAAATGATTAGAAGTGCCTTTGTGGAGCTCTACAAAGGGCTTGGCCTCCTCAAGACTTACAG CTCATTGAATATGTTGGCTTTCACGAAGATACTAAAAAAGTTTGACAAG GTAGCAAACCAACAAGCATCGACAAATTATTTAAAAGTGGTGAAGAGGTCTCATTTTATCAGCTCCGACAAG GTGGTAAGATTATCAGATGAAGTGGAATCCATCTTCACAAAGCACTTCACCAGCAATGATAGAAAGAAAGCAATGAAGTTCCTGAGACCTCAACTGCAGAAAGATTCTCATATGATCACTTTTTTAGTAG GTCTGTTCACTGGTTGTTTCGTGACGCTTTTCACTGTTTATGCATTCTTGGCACACTTGTCGGGTATGTTTTCATCGAGACGGGATGCTGGAGGATACACGGACACTGTCTACACTGTTTTCAG CATGTTTGCATTGCTTAGCTTGCACATGTTCTTGTATGGGTGCAACCTTTTCATGTGGAAGAACACAAGGATCAATTATAACTTCATTTTTGAGTTCTCTCCAAGCACTGCTCTCAAATACAGAGATGTTTTCTTGATCTGCACCTCCATAATGACTGCAGTTGTCGGGGCCATGGTTGCTCATCTCATCTTGAGATCCAATGGTTTCTCACCAAGTCAAGTCGACGCCATTCCCGGAATTCTCTTCCTT ttcttcATAGGCTTGCTTATATGTCCGTTCAACATTTTTTACCGATCGACCCGGTACTGCTTCATCCGGATTATCCGTAACATCATATGCTCACCATTATACAAg GTATTAATGGTAGATTTTTTCATGGCTGACCAATTAACTAGCCAG ATTCCATTGCTGAGACACATGGAGTCTACAGTTTGCTACCTTCTTGCAGGTAGCTTCAAAACTCATCAATTCCAGACCTGCCACTCTAGCAAGACATACAGGGAGTTTGCTTATGTCATTTCATTTTTACCATACTATTGGAGAGCTTTGCAG TGTGCAAGAAGATGGTTTGATGAAGGCGACGTAAACCACGTGGCGAATTTGGGGAAATATGTATCAGCAATGGTGGCCGCCGGCGCCAGAATAACATTTGTGATGCAGCCTACCTTGTTTTGGCAAATAATGGTCATAGCTACCTCCTCTATAGCAACAATCTATCAGTTATATTGGGACTTTGTTAAGGATTGGGGGTTCCTCAACCCTAAGTCCAAGAACCCATGGCTTAGGGATGAGCTTATCTTAAAGAACAAGAGCATCTACTATGTCTCCATT GTCATAAATCTGGTTCTAAGATTAGCTTGGGTGGAGACTGTCATGCATTTTAGTCTTGGATCAGTTGAGTATCGGTTCATGAACTTTTCCTTAGCCTCACTCGAGATAATCCGACGTGGGCATTGGAATTTTTACAG GTTGGAGAACGAGCATTTGAACAACGTTGGCAAGTTCAGGGCGGTAAAGACGGTACCTTTACCGTTTCGTGAGACAGATTCAGATGGGTGA
- the LOC122091193 gene encoding KIN14B-interacting protein At4g14310-like, whose product MDGTATSAVQSISNFVDGKNGVEIKLTSDEKLEDFDDQENRPEVIIPEEIEDSWMDQVHEIGHKASTGGWFVSEGESVLLAHDDGSCSFYDITNSEEKAEYKPPAGVPTHIWGDCWLIHAPGADGCSGRYVVAASAGNALESGFCSWDFYTKDVQAFHVEESRAIFSSRTVLGPLPNNGAYRRNASSKVLATENQQWWYNPCGPLIVSTASSQKAVRVYDIRDGEQMMKWDLQRPVLMMDYSNPLQWINQGKVVVSETENITLWDVNSLSPRALLSVNTSGRKVSALQVNNTDAESGGGVRRRVSSSEAEGNDGVFCTTEGIDVLDFRLPSGVGLKISQLGVSVQSVFSHGDSIFLGCTNTKSTTKKSRSQVQQLSLCKGRLLRSYALPDLNAHFHCSAITQVWGNSSFVMGVCSLGLFVFDALKDDGMQSFTIGYENTQNVREVIGPDDLYSPSFDYLSSRVLVISKDRPALWRHLL is encoded by the exons ATGGATGGAACTGCAACTTCAGCAGTACAGAGTATTTCAAATTTTGTTGATGGGAAAAATGGAGTGGAGATCAAACTCACTTCTGATGAAAAGCTTGAGGATTTTGATGACCAGGAGAACAGACCAGAAGTTATAATCCCTGAAGAGATTGAGGATTCTTGGATGGATCAGGTACACGAAATAGGACACAAGGCCTCAACAGGTGGATGGTTTGTGTCTGAGGGTGAATCCGTTCTTCTAGCTCATGATGATGGTTCATGCTCCTTTTATGATATTACCAACTCTGAG GAGAAGGCTGAATATAAGCCTCCTGCTGGAGTGCCAACCCACATATGGGGAGATTGTTGGTTGATCCATGCTCCTGGTGCGGATGGGTGCTCAGGAAGATATGTTGTAGCAGCATCAGCAGGGAATGCTTTAGAATCGGGTTTTTGTTCGTGGGATTTTTACACCAAAGATGTGCAAGCTTTTCATGTTGAGGAGAGCAGAGCCATATTTTCTTCAAGAACTGTTCTCGGTCCCTTACCCAACAATGGTGCATACAGAAGAAATGCTTCATCCAAAGTCTTGGCCACTGAAAACCAACAATGGTGGTATAATCCATGTGGTCCTCTTATTGTGTCAACTGCCAGCAGTCAGAAGGCTGTTAGAGTCTATGATATCCGTGATGGTGAGCAGATGATGAAATGGGATTTACAGAGGCCGGTGTTAATGATGGATTACTCAAATCCTTTGCAGTGGATAAATCAAGGGAAGGTGGTAGTATCTGAAACAGAAAATATTACTCTCTGGGATGTGAACTCGCTTAGTCCTCGGGCATTACTATCTGTTAACACCTCTGGTCGGAaggtctctgctcttcaagtgAACAACACAGATGCTGAATCAGGTGGTGGAGTTCGCCGAAG AGTAAGTTCATCCGAAGCAGAAGGAAATGATGGGGTTTTCTGTACCACAGAAGGCATAGACGTCCTAGATTTTCGCCTTCCATCCGGGGTGGGCCTCAAGATATCCCAACTTGGTGTGAGTGTCCAGTCTGTCTTCTCTCATGGTGATTCCATTTTTCTTGGATGCACTAACACAAAATCTACAACAAAAAAGTCCCGTTCACAAGTGCAACAGCTCTCATTGTGCAAAGGAAGGCTTCTCAGAAGTTATGCTCTTCCAGATCTCAATGCTCACTTCCATTGCTCTGCCATAACACAGGTCTGGGGGAATTCAAGTTTTGTGATGGGTGTGTGTTCACTGGGGCTGTTTGTATTTGATGCCTTAAAGGATGATGGGATGCAGTCTTTCACTATTGGTTATGAGAACACACAAAATGTTAGAGAGGTCATCGGTCCAGATGACTTGTACTCTCCTTCTTTCGATTACTTATCTTCTCGGGTTCTTGTTATATCAAAAGATCGCCCTGCACTTTGGAGGCATTTGTTATAG
- the LOC122091247 gene encoding long-chain-alcohol oxidase FAO2-like codes for MDSEKPQSRECHPLLRGGRRVESFSHGLSSSQMESLSAICETYIPPIPSEDPLHVGSKEVPSSKAVQSFFNASGSQKPIPDEVAEMIVKKGAPEPVGLVRFALWLLSTRLGTLLLCGSLCFGSGWPFIHKFSEMSLQKREVVLQNWSKARFLVPLRGVFMLTKAFCFFTFFSRTDEKSENPAWDAMGYHLETDENSHTIQRERPLEKGIVETMYETDSTLITSLKNKGLKVTEDPQQNLYNVECDVVIVGSGCGGGVAAGVLASAGQKVIVLEKGNYFVPEDYSSLEGPSMDQLYESGGFLSSVDGEMTIFAGSTVGGGSAVNWSASIKTPSSVLKEWAVDHKLPLYGSSDYLSAMDTVFSRLGVTENCTKEGLQNQILRRGCKNLGLKVESVARNSSEEHYCGSCNYGCKTGDKKGTQATWLVDAVDHGAVILSGCKAKSFILEKNKHNQSKKMKCLGLMATTLNTNITKELRIKAKVTVSACGSLLTPPLMISSGLKNPNIGKNLRLHPVLLGWGYFPDSISDLKGKIYEGGIITSLYKEVSENSRVKYIIETPAMAPASFASLTPWLSGRDMKENIVKYARISHIFALVRDHGSGEVEAEGKIKYNPSELDRENLTAGLRQALRILIAAGAVEVGTFRNDGQKIKCKGVKEEELEEFLDSVRAEGSLMSGEKYWNTYFSAHQMGSCRMGSTPEGGAVDENGESWEAEGLFVCDGSVLPTAVGVNPMITIQSIAYCISKKIAEIMKNVEINGDN; via the exons ATGGATTCAGAGAAGCCACAAAGCAGGGAATGCCACCCTTTATTGAGAGGTGGAAGAAGAGTTGAGAGTTTCAGTCATGGGCTCTCTTCATCTCAAATGGAATCACTGTCTGCCATCTGTGAGACTTACATACCTCCTATCCCTTCTGAAGATCCTCTTCATGTTGGCAGCAAGGAGGTCCCTTCCAGCAAGGCTGTTCAATCATTCTTCAATGCTTCTGGGTCTCAGAAGCCAATCCCTGATGAG GTTGCTGAGATGATTGTGAAGAAGGGTGCACCAGAACCTGTAGGCTTAGTGAGATTTGCTTTATGGCTTCTATCGACCAGATTGGGGACCCTGTTGCTATGTGGGTCTCTGTGTTTTGGGTCAGGATGGCCATTCATTCACAAGTTCTCTGAAATGTCATTGCAAAAGAGGGAAGTGGTTCTGCAGAACTGGTCAAAAGCAAGGTTCTTGGTCCCTCTTAGAGGAGTATTTATGTTGACCAAAGCCTTCTGTTTCTTCACCTTCTTCTCACGG ACTGATGAAAAATCAGAAAACCCAGCTTGGGATGCAATGGGATACCATTTAGAGACTGATGAGAATTCACACACAATCCAGAGGGAAAGACCTCTTGAGAAAGGAATAGTAGAAACTATGTATGAAACTGATTCAACCCTTATTACATCTCTCAAAAACAAGGGCTTGAAAGTCACAGAAGATCCTCAACAGAACCTCTACAATGTTGAATGtgatgttgtcattgttggttCTGGTTGTGGTGGTGGAGTTGCAGCTGGAGTTCTTGCAAGTGCAGGCCAAAAGGTAATTGTCCTTGAGAAAGGCAACTACTTTGTACCTGAAGACTATTCCTCTCTAGAGGGCCCCTCTATGGATCAGCTATATGAAAGTGGTGGGTTTCTATCATCTGTGGATGGGGAGATGACGATATTTGCAGGATCAACAGTGGGTGGTGGTTCAGCTGTGAACTGGTCTGCCTCAATCAAAACTCCCAGTTCTGTGCTTAAGGAATGGGCTGTGGATCACAAGCTTCCTTTATATGGGAGTTCAGACTATCTCTCTGCCATGGATACTGTATTTAGCAGGCTTGGTGTCACAGAGAATTGTACAAAGGAAGGACTCCAGAATCAAATTCTCCGTAGGGGGTGCAAGAATCTTGGTCTGAAAGTTGAATCAGTTGCTCGGAATTCCTCGGAGGAACATTACTGTGGGTCTTGCAATTATGGATGTAAAACAGGAGACAAAAAAGGGACTCAAGCTACTTGGCTGGTTGATGCTGTAGATCATGGTGCAGTGATCTTAAGTGGATGCAAAGCCAAGAGTTTCATATTGGAAAAGAACAAGCACAATCAGAGTAAAAAGATGAAGTGCTTGGGACTAATGGCCACAACATTGAATACAAACATCACAAAGGAACTACGCATCAAAGCTAAAGTAACAGTATCAGCATGTGGGTCACTCTTGACACCACCCTTAATGATCTCTAGTGGACTCAAGAACCCAAACATTGGCAAGAACCTTCGTCTCCACCCTGTTTTGTTGGGGTGGGGATACTTTCCAGACTCAATTTCAGATCTCAAAGGCAAAATATATGAGGGTGGAATTATCACATCTTTGTACAAAGAAGTGTCGGAGAATTCTCGTGTTAAATATATCATAGAAACACCTGCAATGGCCCCTGCTTCATTCGCTTCATTGACCCCATGGCTGTCTGGACGTGATATGAAGGAGAATATAGTGAAGTATGCAAGGATTTCTCACATCTTTGCATTAGTCAGGGATCATGGTTCAGGAGAGGTCGAGGCTGAAGGAAAGATAAAGTACAATCCTAGTGAATTGGACAGAGAGAACCTTACTGCAGGATTGCGGCAAGCCTTAAGGATTTTGATTGCAGCTGGAGCTGTTGAAGTGGGTACCTTCCGAAATGATGGGCAGAAAATCAAATGCAAAGGGGTAAAGGAGGAGGAATTGGAGGAGTTTTTGGATTCAGTTAGAGCAGAGGGAAGTCTAATGTCAGGGGAAAAGTATTGGAACACCTACTTTTCTGCCCATCAGATGGGGAGTTGTAGGATGGGTTCAACTCCAGAAGGAGGAGCAGTTGATGAGAATGGTGAGAGTTGGGAAGCAGAAGGCCTATTTGTTTGTGATGGAAGTGTTTTGCCCACTGCAGTTGGAGTCAATCCCATGATCACCATCCAATCAATTGCCTACTGTATATCCAAAAAGATTGCTGAGATTATGAAAAACGTCGAAATCAATGGGGATAACTGA
- the LOC122090934 gene encoding succinate--CoA ligase [ADP-forming] subunit beta, mitochondrial (The sequence of the model RefSeq protein was modified relative to this genomic sequence to represent the inferred CDS: added 60 bases not found in genome assembly), giving the protein MLGQVLVTKQTGPQGKIVSKVYLCEKLSLINEMYFAITLDRKTAGPLIIACRKGGTSIEDLAEKFPDMIIKVPIDVFGGITDEDAAKVVDGLALKAADRNSAIEQVKKLYKLFCDCDCTLLEINPIAETSDNQLVAADAKLNFDDNAAFRHKDIFALRDSSQEDPREVIAAKADLNYIGLDGEIGCMVNGAGLAMATMDIIKLHGGTPANFLDVGGNASEGQVVEAFKILTSDEKVKAILVNIFGGIMKCDVIASGIVNAAKQVDLKVPVVVRLEGTNVDQGKRILKESGMALITAEDLDDAAEKAVKATAS; this is encoded by the exons GTTTACTTGTGTGAAAAGTTATCTCTTATCAATGAGATGTACTTTGCAATCACTCTTGACCGTAAAACTGCTGGTCCG CTCATTATTGCCTGTAGGAAAGGTGGGACCAGCATTGAAGACCTTGCAGAGAAATTCCCTGACATGATCATTAAG GTTCCTATTGATGTTTTTGGGGGAATAACAGATGAAGATGCTGCTAAAGTTGTAGATGGTTTGGCTCTCAAGGCAGCAGACAGAAATTCTGCCATAGAACAAGTGAAAAAGCTATACAAACTTTTCTGCGATTGTGACTGCACACTTTTGGAG ATCAATCCCATTGCCGAAACTTCTGATAACCAATTGGTAGCTGCTGATGCAAAGTTGAACTTTGATGATAATGCTGCTTTCCGCCATAAAGATATATTTGCTCTTCGTGATTCTTCCCAGGAGGACCCTCGAGAG GTTATCGCTGCCAAAGCAGATTTGAACTATATTGGTTTAGATGGAGAAATCGGTTGTATGGTTAATGGTGCAGGATTGGCAATGGCTACAATGGATATTATTAAGTTGCATGGTGGAACTCCTGCCAATTTCCTAGATGTTGGTGGGAATGCCTCAGAAGGCCAG GTTGTGGAGGCATTTAAAATATTGACATCGGACGAGAAGGTGAAAGCTATCTTGGTCAACATTTTTGGAGGGATCATGAAATGTGATGTAATTGCAAGTGGGATTGTCAATGCTGCCAAACAG GTTGATTTGAAAGTACCTGTGGTTGTTCGTCTTGAAGGCACCAATGTGGATCAAGGGAAGAGAATTTTGAAG GAAAGTGGAATGGCATTAATCACTGCAGAAGATCTGGATGATGCAGCTGAGAAAGCAGTCAAAGCAACTGCAAGCTAA